The Cryobacterium sp. SO1 genomic sequence CGCACACCGGACGTGCTGCGGGCCGCCGCCGCCGCGTCACTCGACCCCGCCCTGCAGATCACGGCGCAGCAGGTCACGGCGCAGCAGGGTAGAGGCCAGCAGGGCAGAGCACTGCAGAACGCAACGCCCGCCAGGTTCGCGGTGTCCGGCGCGCTGATCTTCGCCGCCGACGACGACGTGCAAGCCGCCTTCGTCGCCGGGCTGGACCGGCTCACCGACGCCGGCCTGTTGCCGCCGCCGGACCTGGTCGACCTCGGCGACCTCGCCGAACTGCTGCGCATCTTCCGCATCGTGCAGGCCGCTGAGGCCTGGCGGGCCAACGGGGACTGGGTCGCGGCCCACCCCGGCGCACTCGGGGCCGCCGTCGCGAGCCGGTTCGAGACGGCCTCCCGGAGCGACCCGGCCGCCGAGGCGGAGGCGCGCGCCGCCCTCGCCACCGCCAGGGCGCGCCTGGACACCGTGTTGGACGGGCGCATCCTGCTGCTGCCGTCGGCGTCGTCGACGGCCCCGTCCCGGCAGACGAGCGCGGCCGCTATCGATGTGACCCGAACCGCGACGCTGACGATGACCAGCCTGGCCGGGATCGGCGGCTACCCGGCCCTGTCGGTGCCGCTGTTCGAGGCTCAGGGCAAGCCGGTGGGGCTCTGCCTGGTTGGGCCGCGGCACACGGACCTCGCCCTCATAGAGATCGGGGCGGGGTTCGCCCAAGGACTCGGGTCCGGATCCGCACCGAGGACGTGAACCGCGCGAAACACGACTGAAACACCTGTTGCGTAAACTGGGCACCTGAAACAGATGATTCAGAACAGCCGAAGGGTGACACAGCCATTTCCAGTCTGCCGATCAATCCGCCGTCCCGTCTGCTGATGGGCCCAGGCCCCGTCAACGCCGACCCGCGGGTGTTGCGCGCCATGTCCGCCCAGCTGGTGGGCCAGTACGACCCGTCGATGACGGCGTACATGAACGAGACCATGGAGCTCTACCGGGGCGTCTTCCAGACCACGAACGAGCAGACCCTGCTCATCGACGGCACCTCCCGGGCCGGCATCGAAGCGGCCCTGGTGTCGCTGATCAGCCCCGGCGACCGGGTGCTTGTGCCCATCTTCGGCCGGTTCGGCCATCTGCTGCGCGAGATCGCCGAACGCGCCGGCGCCGAGGTGCACGTGCGGGAGGTCGAGTGGGGCACCGTGTTCACCCCCGCCCAGATCGAGCAGGCCATCCGCGAGACCAAACCGGCCCTGCTGGCGATCGTGCACGGCGACACCTCCACCACCGTGGCCCAGCCGCTCGACGAACTCGGCGACATCTGCGCCAGGCACGGTGTGCTGTTCTACACCGACGTCACCGCGTCGCTGGCCGGCAACACCTTCGAGGCGGATGCCTGGGGCCTGGACGCCGTGACCGCCGGCTTGCAGAAATGCCTGGGCGGCCCTTCCGGATCGGCGCCGGCCACCTTCTCGCCGCGCGCCGTGGAGGTGATCAACGCCCGCAAGAGCATCGAAGCGGGCATCCGCGAGGCCGGCGACGCCGTGAGCTTGCACCCGATCCGCTCCAACTACTTCGACCTGTCGATGATCTTCGACTACTGGGGTCCGAAACGGCTGAACCACCACACCGAGGCCACCACCATGCTCTACGGCGCGCGGGAGTGTGCTCGGCTTCTGGTGGACGAGGGCATCGACGCGGCCGTTGAGCGGCACCGGCTGCACGGTGCCGCGATGCTCGCGGGCGTGCAGGGCCTGGGCCTGGCCGTCTTCGGCGACGCCTCGCACCGGATGAACAACGTTGTGGCCGTGCGCATCCCCGAGGGCGTCACCGGCGACGCCGTGCGCGGCGAGCTGCTGGGCGACTTCGGCATCGAGATCGGCACCTCGTTCGGCCCGCTGCGCGGCTTGGTCTGGCGCATCGGCACCATGGGTTACAACGCCCGCAAAGACACCGTGCTCACCACCCTGGCCGCCCTCGAGCAGGTGCTGCGTCGCTCCGGCGCAACCGTGACCGGCGGCGGCGGAGTGGGCGCCGCGTACGAGATCTACCAGGATGCCGCGGGCTCGTGACGACGCCGGAGCCCCGGGACGGATCGGGAGCGCGCACGAGCGCCGCCGCAGTCCTTGAGCGCTGCGACGAACTCGCCGGACACACCAGCGCGCCCGACGGCCTGATCGAGCGAGTCTACCTCTCGCCGGAGCACACTGCCGTGAATGCCCTCGCCGCCGGCTGGATGCGGGACGCCGGCATGGCCACTTGGCAGGACGCCGCGGGCAACCAGTGCGGCCGCCTCGAGGGCGCCACCCCCGGCCTTCCCGCGCTGCTGCTCGGCTCGCACCTGGACACCGTGCCGTCGGCGGGCCGGTACGACGGCATCCTCGGCGTGCTCACCGGCATCGCCGTGGTCGAGCGCATTGCCGCCAGCGGCCGCGCCCTGCCGTTCGCCCTGGAGGTGGTGGCCTTCGGCGACGAAGAGGGCACCCGGTTCGGCACCGCTCTGCTGGGCAGCCGGGCGCTGGCCGGCACCTGGCTGGATGCCTGGTGGGAGCTGACCGACGAGGCCGGCGCCACCCTGCACGACGCGTTTCTGGCCTTCGGCCTCGACCCGGCCGCGATCACCGCCGCCGCCCGCACTTCCAACGACTTCGTCGGCTACCTCGAGACCCACATCGAGCAGGGACCGCTGCTCGAGGAGCGCGCCCTGCCGCTGGGCATCGTGTCGTCGATCGCCGGGGCCCGGCGCTTCCAGATCACCATCACCGGCAGGGCCGGCCACTCCGGCACCCCGTGGACCCACCGCCGGGACGCCCTGGCCGGCGCCAGCGAGGCCATCGTGGCCATCGAAAGGCTCGCCCGCGACGCCGACCTCATCGCCACCGTGGGGCACCTCGAGGTATTCCCCGACGCCGTGAACGTGATCGCCGGCCTGGCCGAGTTCAGTCTCGACCTGCGCGGCCGGTTCGACGCGGACCGCGACGACGTCTGGCAGCAGATCGAGGCCCTGCTCGAGGAGATCTGCGCCGCCCGCGGCCTGCACGTCGCGGTGCACCAGACCCACTCGGCGCCCGCGGCGCACTGCAGCGACAGGTTGCGCGCGGTGATCGCGGCGGGCATCAGTGCTGCGGGCATCCGCGCCGGCGCCGCTGAAGAAGCCGAACCGCTGGAGCTGCTCTCGATGGCAGGCCATGACGCTATGGCGATTGCCCACCTCACCGAGATCGGCATGCTGTTCGTGCGCTGCGCCGGGGGAGTGAGCCACCACCCCGACGAATCCGTCACCGAAGCCGATGTGGCCCGGGCGCTGGATGCCTTCGAGGCCACCGTGCTCGCCCTGGCCGACGCTCTCCCGGCCCAGGCACCGCAGCCGGAGGGCCCGGCATGACCATGAACATCGGCCAGCGCATCGACGGCCGGTACGGCGAACTGTCGCCGCAGGAGCAGCGCGCCGCGGACTTCATCCTCGACCACATGAGCGACCTCGCGGTGTACAACGCGTCGGAGCTGGCCAGGCTCAGCGGGGTGTCCAAGGCCACCGTGTCCAGGCTGTTCCGCCGGCTCGGCTTCCAGGACTCCGCCGAGGTGCGCGAGCACGCCAGGGCCCTCCGCAGCCTGGGCGCACCGCTCGGCGGCCCCGGCGCATCCGCCGGCACCCCGTCGAGACTCGCCGCTCACGCCGAAGCCGAACACGACAACCTGCGCCGCCTGCTGGTGACCCTGGAGGACGGCCGGCTGGATGACGCCGCCCGGCTGGTGCAGTCGGCCCAGAACGTGGTGATCGTGGGGCTGCGCAACAGCTACCCGCTCGCGTTGCACCTGCGGCAGCAGCTGGTGCAGGCGCGCGCCCACGTGCGGCTCGCGCCGCTGCCCGGCCAGTCGCTCGGCGAGGAGCTGGCCGGCCTGGGCCCGCGTGACGTGGTTGTGCTGATGGGCTTCCGCCGCCGGGTGTCCGGCTTCGGCGATATCGTCGCGGCCATCCGTCGGCGCGACGTGCCGCTGGTGCTCATCGCCGACTCCTCGGCCCGCAAGTACTCCGACCAGGCCACGCACTGGCTGGAATGCCCGGTGGACTCGGTGTCGGCGTTCGACAGCTATGCCACGGCGATGAGCCTGGTGAACCTGCTCGCCACCGGCGCGATGGGCGTGCAGGTGCGCGAAAGCCGCACCCGCATCGCGGCCATCACCAGTGTCTATGAAGACCTCGAGGAACTCGAAGCCCCCTGGTGACCACGACTCATTCGGTTGACGGCTCGTCGACGTCCAGGCCCGTGCCCAGGTCGTCGCAGGACACCGCGGTCACTCGGTGTGCCACCAGGTACGGTCGCGCACCGGTGTCGCCGGTCAGGCCCGCTCGCAGCGGCGCCCAGTGCTCGCGGCCGATAACCACCGGATGCCCGGGCCGGCCCGCGAAGTTCGCCTGTCGGAGGGTGAGCGGGCTCGCTCCGTCGATCAGGCGTCGCACGGTGTCGGCGGTGAGGTCGGGCACATCCACCGGCACCAGGGCCACGGCGGTCACGGAGTCGCCGTCGTCCTCCGGCTTGTCGCGTAGCAGCCTGTCGAGCCCGGCATCGAGGGACGCCGACAGCCCCGCTGCCCAGTCCTGGGCGTGCACAACCTGTAGCCTGTCCGGCCGCTCGAACCGGTCGGCAGCTGCGCGAAGCAAGCTCTCCGCTTCGGCGCCGCTCGCCCCCAGCACCACCAGGATCGGATCGCAGCCGGCGGCGTCCAGGGCCAGGGCGGCACGCACCAGCCAGGGTTCCCCGGTCGCCTCGACGACCAGCGCCTTGGGGCCTCCGTACCGGCTGCCGGCGCCGGCGGCCAGGACCAGCCCGGCCACCCGCGGCGCGTGTGCCGGCCGGGTGAGATCGTGGGAATGCATGCCTGTCATGGTACGGGTCGCGGCCCAACCCGCTCCTCGACCTCGCCACCCTTCTCGACCGACGATCGCCGCCCGGAGGACCCCATGACCACGATTCCCGTCGGCGACGACCTGCGCACCGCGCTCCTGGCCTGCCTGGCCGTGCCCCGCTGGGCCGACGAGGTCGCCGGTCACGCGCCGTACGCCTCGGCCGCCGAGCTCCTCGAGGCCGCCAGGGTGGCCGCCACCCCGCTGCCCAGGAATGAAATCGACCAGGCCATGGCGGAGCATCCGCGCATCGGGGAGAAGCCAACGGGCACCTCGCCGGCCGCTGGGTTCTCCCGCACCGAGCAGGCCTCGGTCGACGCCGACGACACCGACCTCGC encodes the following:
- a CDS encoding NTP transferase domain-containing protein, translating into MHSHDLTRPAHAPRVAGLVLAAGAGSRYGGPKALVVEATGEPWLVRAALALDAAGCDPILVVLGASGAEAESLLRAAADRFERPDRLQVVHAQDWAAGLSASLDAGLDRLLRDKPEDDGDSVTAVALVPVDVPDLTADTVRRLIDGASPLTLRQANFAGRPGHPVVIGREHWAPLRAGLTGDTGARPYLVAHRVTAVSCDDLGTGLDVDEPSTE
- the uraD gene encoding 2-oxo-4-hydroxy-4-carboxy-5-ureidoimidazoline decarboxylase, with translation MTTIPVGDDLRTALLACLAVPRWADEVAGHAPYASAAELLEAARVAATPLPRNEIDQAMAEHPRIGEKPTGTSPAAGFSRTEQASVDADDTDLAAAIADGNRVYEERFDRVFLIRAAGRSRREILAELRRRLALDDDTEAAIVGSELRDIALLRLGVLALQWQDDSVPETDAPDARTPSGDSR
- a CDS encoding MurR/RpiR family transcriptional regulator is translated as MTMNIGQRIDGRYGELSPQEQRAADFILDHMSDLAVYNASELARLSGVSKATVSRLFRRLGFQDSAEVREHARALRSLGAPLGGPGASAGTPSRLAAHAEAEHDNLRRLLVTLEDGRLDDAARLVQSAQNVVIVGLRNSYPLALHLRQQLVQARAHVRLAPLPGQSLGEELAGLGPRDVVVLMGFRRRVSGFGDIVAAIRRRDVPLVLIADSSARKYSDQATHWLECPVDSVSAFDSYATAMSLVNLLATGAMGVQVRESRTRIAAITSVYEDLEELEAPW
- a CDS encoding allantoate amidohydrolase; amino-acid sequence: MTTPEPRDGSGARTSAAAVLERCDELAGHTSAPDGLIERVYLSPEHTAVNALAAGWMRDAGMATWQDAAGNQCGRLEGATPGLPALLLGSHLDTVPSAGRYDGILGVLTGIAVVERIAASGRALPFALEVVAFGDEEGTRFGTALLGSRALAGTWLDAWWELTDEAGATLHDAFLAFGLDPAAITAAARTSNDFVGYLETHIEQGPLLEERALPLGIVSSIAGARRFQITITGRAGHSGTPWTHRRDALAGASEAIVAIERLARDADLIATVGHLEVFPDAVNVIAGLAEFSLDLRGRFDADRDDVWQQIEALLEEICAARGLHVAVHQTHSAPAAHCSDRLRAVIAAGISAAGIRAGAAEEAEPLELLSMAGHDAMAIAHLTEIGMLFVRCAGGVSHHPDESVTEADVARALDAFEATVLALADALPAQAPQPEGPA
- a CDS encoding alanine--glyoxylate aminotransferase family protein, encoding MGPGPVNADPRVLRAMSAQLVGQYDPSMTAYMNETMELYRGVFQTTNEQTLLIDGTSRAGIEAALVSLISPGDRVLVPIFGRFGHLLREIAERAGAEVHVREVEWGTVFTPAQIEQAIRETKPALLAIVHGDTSTTVAQPLDELGDICARHGVLFYTDVTASLAGNTFEADAWGLDAVTAGLQKCLGGPSGSAPATFSPRAVEVINARKSIEAGIREAGDAVSLHPIRSNYFDLSMIFDYWGPKRLNHHTEATTMLYGARECARLLVDEGIDAAVERHRLHGAAMLAGVQGLGLAVFGDASHRMNNVVAVRIPEGVTGDAVRGELLGDFGIEIGTSFGPLRGLVWRIGTMGYNARKDTVLTTLAALEQVLRRSGATVTGGGGVGAAYEIYQDAAGS